A window from Planococcus maritimus encodes these proteins:
- a CDS encoding MBL fold metallo-hydrolase has protein sequence MTVQFTSAKKIAEKVMNNEPVAILDVRSTEDVENWHVEGSHVELHNIPFNKIEESSEEINKLPKEKPLYTMCAKGNTSKKAAEYLQNQGFENVISIEGGMASWSEQVEPVKIGDLKSGGAIYQFVRVGKGCLSYLIESNGEAAVIDAARMTEPYETFAKEHSAKISHVLDTHLHADHISGGRKLAEQFGAQYHLPPDDADEVVFDYESAKDGATVEIGNTKIKAFYSPGHTIGSTSFIVDDEYLLTGDILFIESIGRPDLAGKATDWAQDLYETLHERYGDLSKELIVLPAHYGDIEEMNEDGSVHKKLSDLYDQNDGLNIDGEERFIKRVTENLKEQPNAYEDIRKTNMGKVTPSEDEQKEMETGPNNCAV, from the coding sequence ATGACAGTCCAATTTACATCTGCTAAAAAAATCGCCGAAAAAGTAATGAACAACGAACCTGTTGCCATTCTTGATGTCCGTAGCACAGAAGATGTGGAGAATTGGCATGTAGAAGGCAGCCATGTTGAGCTTCATAATATTCCGTTCAATAAAATAGAAGAAAGTAGCGAAGAAATCAATAAGCTGCCGAAAGAAAAGCCGCTTTATACGATGTGTGCGAAAGGCAATACCTCGAAGAAAGCGGCAGAATACTTGCAAAATCAAGGATTTGAAAACGTTATTTCGATCGAAGGTGGAATGGCTTCTTGGAGCGAACAGGTAGAGCCCGTGAAGATCGGTGACTTGAAAAGTGGCGGAGCGATTTACCAATTTGTCCGTGTCGGCAAAGGCTGCTTGTCTTACTTGATCGAGTCGAACGGCGAAGCAGCGGTAATTGATGCGGCTCGGATGACCGAGCCGTATGAAACTTTCGCCAAAGAGCATTCGGCGAAAATTAGCCACGTGCTGGATACGCATCTTCACGCGGACCATATTTCTGGTGGCCGAAAACTGGCCGAACAATTCGGCGCGCAGTATCACTTGCCGCCGGATGATGCAGACGAAGTGGTATTCGATTATGAATCTGCTAAAGATGGAGCAACTGTAGAAATAGGAAACACTAAGATCAAGGCATTTTACTCGCCGGGCCATACGATCGGCAGTACTTCCTTTATTGTCGATGATGAGTATTTGCTTACAGGCGATATCCTATTCATCGAATCCATCGGACGGCCAGACCTAGCAGGGAAAGCGACTGACTGGGCGCAAGACCTGTACGAAACACTCCATGAGCGCTATGGCGATTTGTCGAAAGAGTTGATTGTCTTGCCCGCCCATTACGGCGATATTGAAGAAATGAACGAAGACGGCAGTGTCCATAAAAAACTCAGTGATTTGTATGACCAAAATGATGGCTTGAATATTGACGGAGAAGAGCGCTTTATTAAGCGCGTGACGGAAAACTTAAAAGAGCAGCCAAATGCTTATGAAGATATCCGCAAGACCAATATGGGGAAAGTTACCCCATCCGAAGACGAACAAAAAGAAATGGAAACCGGCCCAAACAACTGCGCGGTCTAA
- a CDS encoding DUF302 domain-containing protein, producing MFDYTVTTSKSVDEAVASLEENLKEEQFGVLWNFDLTAKLQEKGQDFDTAYKILEVCNPKEANTVLSENLMVGYFLPCKIVVYKDGTETKIGMPKPTSLIGMAEDGGKLTEVATDIENRLIKCIDQTA from the coding sequence ATGTTTGATTATACCGTAACGACTAGCAAATCAGTGGATGAAGCAGTGGCATCGCTTGAGGAGAATTTGAAAGAAGAGCAGTTCGGTGTCTTGTGGAACTTCGACTTGACTGCAAAACTGCAGGAAAAAGGCCAAGACTTCGATACGGCGTACAAGATTCTAGAAGTGTGCAACCCAAAAGAAGCGAATACTGTACTCTCTGAAAACTTGATGGTCGGTTATTTCTTGCCATGTAAAATTGTTGTTTATAAAGACGGGACAGAAACAAAGATTGGCATGCCGAAGCCGACTTCGCTGATTGGTATGGCTGAAGATGGCGGGAAATTGACTGAAGTGGCTACGGATATCGAAAACCGCTTAATCAAATGCATTGACCAGACTGCATAA
- a CDS encoding SLC13 family permease → MRNFKLMPRVLAFLLAAGFALLWMSGLLDAYTDDQKLTLLLLGIAIGLWTVSAMPLSASSLLVLGLLLLFRLTEKPEQAFAGFLSDALYFILALTLISKVLVKAEADQVFVGVLLKMSKGKVQRLLVGLPLLIVFLPILLPSAVARFRILEPIIEQVNDRFALGKRSLFRQFSFYVIGMMNQNSTMVVFTGGGFPILAAQLLSDFGGIQISWLGWFVRIAPALWLALLFVSFGVWFFFKRRSGAGLKMEQMEFTPAARLPEHFWWVIIPFFAMIISWIVIDQEQIPLIVAPFLLLAYYALPMIGLVDDRLVRDYDWETFLLLGASFSLGYLIEENGTAGVLASQLIQLLPVGMGTGVNILFIACLIFLLRFLFVVPSTSMIVIFPIIVSFAEMLGLPILPIAFLLIMIIGGVTILPIHSPTTFLAFQKGAFSQREQLLIGSFSSVVITAIAIFFAVFIW, encoded by the coding sequence GTGAGAAACTTTAAGCTAATGCCGCGTGTTCTTGCTTTTCTGTTGGCTGCTGGCTTTGCTCTTTTATGGATGTCGGGCTTATTGGATGCTTATACAGATGACCAGAAACTGACGCTGCTCTTGCTTGGCATCGCTATCGGTTTGTGGACGGTAAGCGCCATGCCGCTCTCCGCTTCGAGTCTTCTGGTACTTGGCCTGCTGCTGCTTTTCCGTCTGACGGAAAAGCCGGAGCAGGCTTTTGCCGGTTTTCTGTCGGATGCGCTTTATTTTATCCTGGCACTGACGTTGATTTCCAAGGTGTTGGTGAAAGCGGAAGCCGATCAAGTATTTGTCGGCGTGTTGTTGAAAATGAGCAAAGGCAAAGTCCAGCGGCTGTTGGTCGGCTTGCCGCTATTGATCGTTTTTTTGCCCATCCTGCTGCCTTCTGCTGTCGCCAGGTTCCGGATTTTAGAACCGATCATCGAGCAAGTGAACGATCGTTTCGCGCTCGGCAAGAGAAGCCTTTTCCGACAGTTCAGCTTTTATGTCATCGGCATGATGAACCAAAATTCGACGATGGTTGTCTTCACGGGAGGCGGATTCCCGATTTTAGCGGCTCAATTGCTGAGCGATTTCGGGGGGATCCAAATCTCCTGGCTTGGCTGGTTTGTGCGCATCGCACCGGCGCTTTGGCTGGCACTACTATTCGTCAGTTTCGGTGTCTGGTTCTTTTTCAAACGCCGCAGCGGTGCCGGACTTAAGATGGAGCAGATGGAATTCACTCCTGCGGCCCGCTTGCCGGAACATTTCTGGTGGGTGATTATCCCTTTTTTTGCCATGATCATCAGTTGGATCGTCATCGACCAGGAACAGATTCCACTCATCGTGGCACCGTTTCTGTTGCTCGCGTATTATGCGTTGCCGATGATTGGGCTTGTCGACGACCGACTTGTCCGGGATTACGATTGGGAAACTTTCCTATTGCTTGGTGCCTCCTTTTCACTTGGTTATTTAATAGAAGAAAACGGAACGGCTGGTGTTTTGGCGAGCCAACTGATTCAATTGCTGCCAGTAGGAATGGGCACGGGGGTAAATATTCTCTTTATTGCTTGTCTCATTTTCTTATTGCGCTTCTTGTTTGTCGTGCCTTCCACATCGATGATTGTCATTTTTCCAATCATCGTCAGCTTTGCGGAAATGCTGGGCTTGCCGATTTTGCCGATAGCGTTTTTATTGATCATGATCATCGGGGGCGTCACCATATTGCCAATCCATTCACCGACCACTTTTCTGGCATTCCAAAAAGGGGCGTTTTCCCAGCGTGAACAATTGCTCATTGGCAGCTTTTCAAGTGTTGTCATCACGGCAATTGCCATCTTTTTTGCGGTTTTCATCTGGTGA
- a CDS encoding tripartite tricarboxylate transporter permease encodes MDAFQGLLTGFQVALSLEGIMFVLIGVIVGTLIGMMPGLGPISAIAIMIPITYGMDPAPALVMMAGVYYGAVFGGSTSSILLNAPGISGTVATAFDGYPMAQQGKAGKALAIAAISSFIGGTVSVVLLMLLAPALSSVAISFGPPAYFALMFMGLTAISSLSEGSTIKAMIAAVAGFMVVTIGIDPQTGTQRFTFGNVNLFDGFDFLIIALGLFAVAEVCMLILNRKNRSLSDDQKLGSLKLSKADLKEMSGPVSRQSFVGFLLGVLPGAGATIASFISYIFEKRIAKNPEEFGKGSIKGLAAPESSNNAATSGAFVPLLSLGIPGSGTTAVMLGAFLVLGVQPGPLLMTDRPEIFWGIIASMYLGNVFLLILNLPLIPYLAKILSIPRPLLISLVIMFSLIGVYSISFNVFDLYMLLVFGALGFAMRIFSFPAPPFILAFILGGMMEQAFRQSMTISNGSLSIFVDSPLPLSLLLVALISLLVPAFLKWRSNRLAYKQN; translated from the coding sequence ATGGATGCATTTCAAGGTCTATTGACCGGTTTTCAAGTTGCCTTAAGTCTAGAAGGGATTATGTTCGTGCTGATTGGCGTCATTGTCGGTACGTTAATCGGGATGATGCCAGGGCTCGGCCCGATCAGTGCCATTGCGATCATGATTCCGATTACATACGGAATGGACCCGGCGCCGGCACTCGTCATGATGGCGGGCGTCTATTACGGGGCAGTGTTCGGCGGTTCGACTTCTTCAATCCTGTTGAACGCCCCGGGAATTTCCGGAACTGTCGCTACAGCTTTTGACGGCTATCCGATGGCCCAGCAAGGAAAGGCCGGAAAGGCGTTAGCTATTGCGGCGATTTCTTCGTTCATCGGTGGAACCGTCTCGGTTGTCCTGTTGATGTTGCTCGCCCCAGCATTGTCCAGCGTAGCGATTTCCTTCGGGCCGCCAGCGTATTTTGCTTTAATGTTCATGGGATTAACCGCAATTTCCAGTTTATCTGAAGGATCGACGATCAAAGCCATGATCGCAGCCGTCGCAGGCTTTATGGTCGTAACAATTGGCATTGACCCGCAGACAGGGACACAGCGCTTTACATTCGGGAACGTCAACTTGTTCGACGGATTCGACTTTTTGATTATCGCGCTTGGCCTCTTTGCGGTCGCGGAAGTCTGCATGCTCATCTTGAACCGCAAAAACCGCAGCTTGAGCGACGACCAGAAACTGGGCAGCTTGAAGTTATCGAAAGCGGATCTGAAAGAAATGAGCGGGCCCGTCAGCCGCCAGTCGTTTGTTGGCTTTTTGCTTGGTGTTTTGCCGGGTGCAGGGGCAACAATCGCTTCTTTCATCAGTTATATTTTTGAAAAACGCATTGCCAAAAATCCTGAAGAGTTCGGGAAAGGGTCCATCAAAGGGCTCGCAGCACCGGAAAGTTCCAATAATGCCGCGACAAGCGGTGCGTTCGTTCCGCTTTTGAGCTTGGGGATTCCGGGTTCAGGAACAACGGCTGTCATGTTAGGCGCGTTCCTTGTGCTCGGCGTACAGCCAGGTCCGCTGTTGATGACTGACCGTCCAGAAATCTTCTGGGGCATCATCGCTTCCATGTATCTCGGGAACGTCTTCCTCTTAATTTTGAACTTGCCGCTGATTCCATACTTGGCGAAAATCTTGAGCATTCCGCGTCCCTTGCTTATTTCACTCGTCATTATGTTCAGTTTGATCGGCGTCTATTCGATCAGCTTCAATGTCTTTGACCTATACATGCTGCTGGTATTTGGCGCATTAGGATTTGCGATGCGGATCTTTTCATTCCCCGCACCGCCATTCATCTTGGCATTTATCCTTGGAGGCATGATGGAGCAGGCGTTCCGCCAGTCCATGACCATCTCTAATGGTAGCTTGAGCATTTTTGTCGATAGCCCGTTACCACTATCTTTGCTGCTAGTTGCATTGATTTCACTATTGGTTCCGGCATTCCTGAAATGGAGAAGCAATAGGCTGGCATATAAACAAAATTAA
- a CDS encoding tripartite tricarboxylate transporter TctB family protein — MLASINRKLGLLIFIVAAVYLYLSFQLPNYQYAPIDADVIPKGLGILLLVLSVFLFFSRAVETDAEKAKRDIPKTELGVIAAVFAMIFVYILLFETIGFIITTSLFIFFCSWFLGYRAWKTNILVSLLFPIVMYAIFVFALGIVLPRGILPF, encoded by the coding sequence TTGCTTGCAAGCATAAACCGAAAGTTGGGGCTGTTGATTTTCATTGTAGCGGCCGTCTATTTATATTTAAGTTTTCAATTGCCCAATTACCAATATGCCCCGATCGATGCGGATGTTATTCCGAAGGGCTTAGGCATTTTGTTATTAGTGCTATCCGTCTTCCTATTTTTTTCCCGCGCAGTGGAAACGGATGCGGAAAAGGCAAAGCGCGATATCCCGAAAACAGAACTAGGGGTCATTGCCGCAGTATTTGCCATGATTTTTGTCTACATTCTGTTGTTTGAAACGATCGGCTTCATCATCACAACGTCGTTATTCATTTTCTTTTGTTCGTGGTTTTTAGGTTATAGAGCATGGAAGACAAATATATTGGTCTCTCTTCTATTCCCGATTGTTATGTATGCTATTTTCGTTTTCGCGCTGGGGATTGTATTGCCGCGCGGCATCTTGCCATTTTAA